In Lepidochelys kempii isolate rLepKem1 chromosome 8, rLepKem1.hap2, whole genome shotgun sequence, a single genomic region encodes these proteins:
- the BCAR3 gene encoding breast cancer anti-estrogen resistance protein 3 isoform X2, with the protein MPKDCNVFQTLITALCCFYHRKSIIGVKFSKERQIMDNTPEKLKKELEEELQLSSEDLRSHAWYHGRIPRQVAESLVQRDGDFLIRDSLSSPGNFVLTCQWKNISQHFKINRTVLRLNEAYCRVQYQFELESFDSIPGLVRCYVGNRRPISKQSGAIIFQPINRTVPLRCLEEKYGVSPVRQRECNITEGKTETAVRLSICGVQSQEHSLTRGNLLRNKEKSGSQPASLDHVQEKRFSLKAHQSESYLPIGSRHPSQLPEVDTSPCSNSPAFRTGSEPTLSPTVVQRIASESPVGEALRGSDSQLCPKPPPKPNKVPLLRQPQSPLAWHSSEAHYCELNPATSIDCGATQQPLSQNSSYVEHLIAKENGLLSFRNSETSYLIHEDDALQSSMDPLAAWAEMAEEGSMFVVPVLETVSSFKPNDFESKLLPPENKPLETPMLKRVKELFTNSNPKIIARHMLRMDCKVARILEVSEEMRRRMGVSSGLELITLPYGHQLRLDIIERHNTMAIGIAVDILGCTGNLEERAATLNRIIQVAMELKDSLGDLYAFSAVMKALEMPQIARLEQTWVTLRHHYTQTAVTYEKQLKPFSKALHEGRESVCAPQNNITVPLLMPSVTLMERQIVIFDGMDLWENTDQSCEIMLKHLATARFIAQNADMYRMTAERILEGFQPDDEMSEIFKTEFQMRLLWGSKGAQVNQRERYEKFNQILTALSRKLEPSPVKQVEQ; encoded by the exons ATGCCTAAGGATTGTAATGTTTTTCAAACTCTCATAACAGCTCTTTGCTGTTTTTATCACCGTAAATCCATTATTGGAGTTAAG TTTTCTAAAGAGAGGCAGATTATGGACAACACCCCAGAAAAGCTGAAGAAAGAGTTAGAGGAAGAGCTGCAGTTGAGCAGCGAAGACTTACGTAGCCATGCTTGGTACCATGGACGCATTCCTCGGCAG GTGGCAGAAAGCCTAGTTCAGAGAGACGGAGATTTCCTGATTAGGGATTCTCTCTCCAGTCCTGGAAACTTTGTTCTTACCTGTCAGTGGAAAAACATCTCTCAACATTTCAAAATCAACAGGACAGTCCTCAGACTCAATGAAGCCTACTGCCGTGTTCAGTATCAGTTCGAACTTGAAAGTTTCGACAGCATCCCTGGGTTAGTGAGATGTTATGTGGGGAATCGCAGGCCAATATCAAAGCAGAGTGGAGCAATTATTTTTCAGCCTATCAACCGGACCGTGCCACTGAGGTGTCTAGAGGAAAAGTACGGAGTATCTCCAGTTCGACAAAGAGAATGCAATATCACTGAAGGCAAAACAGAGACAGCAGTAAGGCTCAGTATATGCGGCGTGCAGTCCCAGGAGCACAGCTTAACCAGAGGAAATCTTTTAAG aaacaaagaaaaaagtggTAGCCAGCCAGCTAGTTTGGATCACGTCCAGGAGAAAAGATTCTCCCTAAAGGCTCACCAGTCAGAAAGCTACCTGCCAATAG GTTCAAGGCATCCATCTCAGTTACCTGAAGTAGATACAAGCCCATGTTCAAATTCCCCTGCATTTAGAACAGGCAGTGAACCTACTCTAAGCCCCACAGTAGTTCAGAGGATCGCTTCTGAGTCGCCAGTAGGAGAAGCTCTTAGAGGATCAGACAGTCAGCTCTGTCCCAAGCCTCCGCCTAAACCCAACAAAGTGCCCTTGCTGAGGCAACCTCAGTCTCCTTTAGCTTGGCACAGTTCAGAGGCACACTACTGTGAATTAAACCCTGCCACTTCCATAGACTGTGGAGCAACACAGCAACCTCTGTCTCAGAACAGCAGCTATGTGGAGCATCTGATAGCTAAAGAGAATGGATTGCTCTCATTCAGGAACTCTGAAACAAGTTATCTGATCCATGAAGATGATGCCTTACAGAGCTCAATGGATCCATTAGCAGCTTGGGCTGAGATGGCTGAAGAAGGCAGCATGTTTGTAGTACCTGTTCTTGAGACAGTATCCAGTTTTAAACCAAATGATTTTGAATCCAAACTTCTTCCTCCTGAAAACAAGCCACTTGAAACACCAATGTTAAAAAGAGTTAAGGAGCTATTCACCAACAGTAATCCAAAGATTATTGCCCGGCATATGCTTAGAATGGACTGCAAG GTTGCTAGGATACTAGAGGTCTCTGaagagatgaggaggaggatgggagtGAGCTCAGGTCTGGAGCTCATTACATTGCCCTATGGACACCAATTGCGCTTGGACATAATTGAAAG ACACAACACCATGGCAATCGGAATAGCTGTGGATATTTTGGGCTGCACAGGAAACTTAGAAGAGAGGGCTGCAACATTAAACAGGATCATCCAGGTAGCCATGGAACTGAAGGACTCCCTGGGGGATTTGTACGCATTCTCTGCTGTCATGAAAGCACTTGAAATGCCACAG ATCGCAAGGTTGGAACAAACATGGGTGACTTTACGGCACCACTACACCCAAACTGCCGTTACTTATGAAAAGCAGTTGAAGCCGTTCAGCAAAGCTCTGCATGAAGGGAGAG AGTCCGTGTGCGCTCCCCAAAACAACATAACCGTGCCCCTGCTGATGCCCTCGGTTACCTTGATGGAGCGACAGATTGTCATTTTTGATGGGATGGACCTGTGGGAAAACACCGACCAAAGCTGTGAAATAATGCTCAAGCATTTAGCCACAGCCCGTTTTATAGCACAAAATGCTGACATGTACCGAATGACTGCGGAAAGGATACTGGAAG GTTTTCAGCCAGATGATGAGATGAGTGAGATCTTCAAGACAGAATTTCAAATGCGATTGTTATGGGGCAGCAAAGGAGCACAAGTTAATCAGAGAGAGAGATACGAGAAATTCAACCAGATTTTAACTGCTCTCTCCCGAAAATTAGAACCTTCTCCAGTGAAACAGGTAGAGCAATGA